One segment of Carya illinoinensis cultivar Pawnee chromosome 13, C.illinoinensisPawnee_v1, whole genome shotgun sequence DNA contains the following:
- the LOC122291519 gene encoding uncharacterized protein LOC122291519: MGIDVKGVEAWICRILEFSINISYRFIQNHPFVFSVSVSFFLVYIFLPFILNFLAYTSPFIFCIAILLRIFWSSEQSYIRCVKGDGRRKNGMLHKNSGSVEYDIAFNRNDCSYLRRGTSRRRKNREMDEQTGKNEEESYSSKHGASTDDSAAEDIRILDKHLPFLSSEDLESQIKSSDGTPQACQFDVGGTRIEASNMEEADDDDEEETQDNRNSAVKWTEDDQKNLMDLGFSEIERNRRLESLIAKRRARKLFSMQVERGWGGMRGVPSSQISPIFLARNNTIDLSVLDETEGLEFPDTAPSILFPKQNPFDLPYDPLEEKPNLRGDSFHQEFMAAHKETLFCRHESFSLGPSFPLESKQERRGKNFNPFYVAEKKGVLEGSGYYKFYRQTRTGDHDQRMEQLLLHKEDIHGNPDLVETGAEAPNQIINSVEITHEEDKNTKNDPNDIKGEEEMERSHGMESLSSSDESNSLSSSEENEQNFNAYVAGVLEDVESNPAQKSTSCLLVEPENDPFDCSLSANEMNRRGDQRFFAGQCSYHTSNCSIASDLQVEVSEVGSPPLTVDGSNSATDGESLTYDEESEKENTFGSEEMWGASSRRSGIEENEEVSRGTHEVSQGDIVGLELSRANETSEDVVASPINPLKVDDQESTDVSSLSSSTIDISGDSQAWSINIDPKIHDDVKQVVERVLEPKSQFSDYSDPSSFGNLKQTMPLELVPHSYEVYSEKPEEPCNPPEKSTEETSTVDNLNEPKPDDKDGNENSQSYQAIKDGSETWISNTASTGLSKPIEDNNNILGTMEPGKFIAEASTIYKVNDPIVSEKGDNEKQNATPIKSWEEIDDSRTEEETEDSRKLHEHDTIIHLPKSGDTTCNWEESQKLTECEAVDPSKLAGEKENPDVHAIIVEEDPSNPDLPIKSISES, encoded by the exons ATGGGTATTGATGTAAAGGGTGTTGAAGCTTGGATTTGTAGAATCCTTGAGTTTTCCATCAATATCAGCTATAGATTTATACAGAATCATCCATTTGTATTTTCGGTTTCTGTGTCCTTCTTCCTTGTATACATATTTCTTCCTTTCATCCTCAACTTCTTGGCCTACACTTCCccatttatattttgtattgctATTCTTCTTAGAATCTTCTGGAGTTCGGAGCAGTCCTACATCCGTTGTGTCAAAGGAGATGGAAGAAGGAAAAATGGGATGTTACACAAGAATTCTGGGTCTGTTGAATATGATATTGCTTTCAACAGAAATGATTGCTCTTACTTACGAAGGGGAACAAGTAGGCGAAGAAAGAACAGAGAAATGGATGAACAAACTGGTAAGAACGAAGAAGAAAGTTACTCTTCTAAACATGGAGCTTCTACTGATGACTCGGCAGCTGAAGATATTCGAATTCTTGATAAACATCTCCCATTCTTATCTTCCGAAGATTTAGAGTCCCAAATCAAGTCAAGTGATGGCACACCACAAGCTTGTCAATTTGATGTTGGTGGTACTAGGATAGAGGCTTCCAACATGGAAGAAGCAGACGATGATGATGAAGAGGAGACACAGGATAATAGGAATAGTGCTGTGAAATGGACAGAGGATGATCAGAAAAATCTTATGGATTTGGGTTTTTCAGAGATAGAAAGGAACAGGAGGCTGGAAAGTCTAATTGCAAAAAGAAGAGCGAGAAAGTTATTTAGCATGCAGGTTGAAAGGGGATGGGGTGGCATGCGCGGTGTTCCTTCTAGTCAAATTTCTCCAATTTTTCTTGCAAGAAACAACACTATTGATCTAAGCGTTCTAGATGAAACTGAAGGCTTAGAATTTCCTGATACAGCTCCTTCTATTTTGTTTCCAAAACAGAACCCATTCGACCTTCCCTATGACCCACTTGAGGAAAAGCCTAATCTCCGTGGAGATAGTTTTCATCAAGAATTCATGGCAGCTCATAAGGAAACGCTATTCTGCAGGCATGAAAGCTTCAGTTTAGGACCCTCTTTCCCATTGGAATCCAAGCAAGAACGTCGTGGCAAAAACTTTAACcctttttatgttgcagagaaGAAAGGGGTGTTGGAGGGATCGGGATACTACAAATTCTATAGGCAGACAA GAACTGGAGACCATGATCAGCGAATGGAACAATTATTATTACATAAAGAAGATATTCATGGCAACCCTGATCTTGTTGAAACTGGAGCAGAAGCTCCCAATCAGATAATAAACTCAGTGGAAATCACGCATGAAGAGgataaaaataccaaaaatgaCCCGAATGACATCAAAGGAGAGGAGGAAATGGAAAGATCTCACGGCATGGAGTCGTTAAGCAGCAGTGATGAGTCAAACTCATTATCTTCATCTGAAGAAAATGAACAGAACTTCAATGCTTATGTAGCTGGGGTTTTAGAAGATGTGGAATCAAATCCTGCTCAAAAATCTACAAGTTGTCTACTGGTTGAGCCTGAAAATGACCCATTTGATTGTAGCCTATCAGCAAATGAAATGAACAGAAGGGGTGACCAGCGTTTTTTTGCTGGTCAGTGCTCTTATCATACTTCAAACTGCTCCATAGCTTCCGATTTGCAAGTGGAGGTCTCAGAAGTTGGTTCACCTCCACTAACAGTAGATGGCTCCAATTCAGCCACAGATGGAGAATCATTGACATATGATGAGGAAAGTGAAAAGGAAAACACTTTTGGCAGTGAAGAAATGTGGGGAGCCTCGTCTCGGCGATCTGGAATAGAGGAAAATGAAGAAGTATCAAGAGGAACACATGAAGTCAGCCAGGGGGATATTGTAGGATTAGAATTGTCCCGAGCCAACGAGACTTCCGAGGATGTTGTTGCGTCACCTATAAATCCACTAAAGGTAGATGATCAAGAATCAACTGATGTGAGTTCATTGTCATCCTCAACAATAGACATATCTGGAGACAGTCAAGCTTGGTCAATAAACATTGACCCCAAAATCCATGATGATGTCAAACAAGTAGTTGAAAGAGTTTTGGAACCCAAATCCCAGTTTTCTGATTATTCAGATCCGTCTTCATTTGGAAATCTGAAACAAACAATGCCATTGGAGTTGGTGCCTCATTCATACGAAGTTTATTCTGAAAAACCAGAG GAACCATGCAATCCTCCAGAGAAGTCAACTGAAGAAACAAGCACTGTTGACAACTTGAATGAACCCAAGCCTGATGACAAGGATGGAAACGAAAATTCACAATCTTATCAAGCCATCAAAGATGGATCAGAAACATGGATAAGTAACACAGCTAGCACTGGCCTATCAAAACCAATAGAAGACAACAATAACATACTTGGGACAATG GAACCAGGGAAGTTTATTGCAGAAGCCAGCACTATTTACAAAGTCAATGACCCAATAGTCAGTGAGAAGGGAGACAACGAGAAACAGAATGCGACACCAATAAAATCATGGGAGGAGATCGACGATTCAAGAACCGAAGAAGAAACAGAAGATTCAAGAAAACTACATGAACATGACACCATAATTCACCTGCCAAAGTCTGGTGATACTACATGTAATTGGGAAGAATCTCAAAAGTTGACAGAATGTGAAGCGGTAGATCCATCGAAACTTGCTGGTGAAAAGGAAAATCCGGACGTCCATGCAATTATTGTAGAAGAG GACCCGTCTAATCCTGATCTTCCAATTAAGTCTATCTCAGAAAGTTGA